A genomic stretch from Planctomycetaceae bacterium includes:
- a CDS encoding DMT family transporter, whose translation MSTAAVRRPESTQPPVPPLKTADSDAAKGVALGLLAAVGYSVANLALRQLAKGQGGFFWDVWISGMKALPTFLAAAVLLAMNISKGRTTFPAWSAFRPLIGAALLMQFGGNLGFQLALREIGLAITVPIVFSSIIVSGAIVGRIVVGDAVSVRTAISMGLMVASIGFLSAAAHTGGGSVDPSKSSASFGIAIALVSGVSYGLCGVVIRRVVQSKLPIEVTLLAFSVTGLLTLCPISAANLGISGLRAISGQDWWTMIAAGTFNAVGFFAITHALRFLTISRANVVNASQNAMCAVGAFVFFAEPLTSVTLAGIGLTIVGLLILDRK comes from the coding sequence ATGAGTACCGCCGCCGTTCGTCGTCCGGAATCGACCCAGCCTCCCGTACCGCCGCTGAAGACTGCGGATTCTGACGCCGCCAAAGGTGTCGCACTGGGATTGCTGGCAGCCGTCGGATATTCCGTAGCGAATCTGGCCTTGCGTCAACTGGCGAAAGGGCAGGGCGGTTTCTTCTGGGATGTCTGGATATCCGGAATGAAGGCACTGCCGACTTTTCTTGCTGCGGCTGTCCTGCTGGCGATGAATATTTCGAAGGGCAGAACAACTTTCCCGGCATGGTCTGCCTTTCGACCATTGATCGGGGCGGCGTTGCTGATGCAGTTTGGCGGTAACCTTGGCTTCCAGCTGGCACTGCGTGAAATTGGTTTGGCGATCACAGTTCCGATCGTGTTTTCTTCAATCATCGTCAGTGGAGCGATCGTCGGCCGCATCGTTGTTGGCGATGCCGTCTCTGTGCGCACAGCAATCAGTATGGGACTGATGGTCGCTTCAATCGGATTTCTTTCTGCCGCGGCTCATACCGGCGGTGGAAGCGTTGACCCATCGAAGAGTTCCGCATCCTTTGGAATTGCCATCGCGCTGGTATCCGGCGTCTCCTACGGACTGTGTGGTGTCGTGATTCGGCGCGTGGTGCAGTCAAAACTCCCGATTGAGGTCACTCTTTTGGCATTCAGCGTGACGGGGTTGTTGACTCTTTGTCCCATCAGCGCGGCAAATCTGGGGATTTCCGGGCTTAGAGCGATCAGCGGTCAGGACTGGTGGACAATGATTGCGGCTGGAACGTTCAACGCGGTAGGATTCTTCGCCATCACACACGCTCTTCGATTCCTCACCATCAGCCGCGCCAATGTGGTAAATGCCTCCCAGAATGCCATGTGTGCAGTGGGGGCATTTGTATTTTTTGCGGAACCGCTGACTTCCGTCACGCTGGCCGGAATTGGCCTGACCATCGTCGGTTTGCTGATTCTTGACCGCAAGTAG